One window of the Clupea harengus chromosome 20, Ch_v2.0.2, whole genome shotgun sequence genome contains the following:
- the kctd16a gene encoding BTB/POZ domain-containing protein KCTD16a isoform X2, with amino-acid sequence MALTENCKTYQSPKDGVPVQTSSDVIELNVGGQVYYTRHATLTSIPNSLLGKLFSAKKDNSNDLARDLRGRYFIDRDGFLFRYVLDYLRDKHVVLPDHFPEKGRLKREAEYFQLPELVKILTPDDKRTDEYLHSDYDEASQGSDQRLYPSYLDSRDRRHGFITVGYKGSCAAGREGLADPKARGLPQISICGRIGLAKEVFGDTLNENRDPERPQERYTSRLFLKFKHLERAFDMLAESGFHIVACNSSLTASFVSRHTDDKLWCSYTEYVFYRK; translated from the coding sequence ATGGCACTGACGGAGAACTGTAAGACTTACCAATCACCAAAGGATGGTGTACCTGTGCAAACTTCGTCCGACGTGATAGAACTCAATGTGGGAGGACAGGTTTACTACACACGCCATGCCACCCTTACAAGCATTCCAAATTCTCTGCTTGGGAAATTATTCTCTGCAAAGAAGGACAATTCCAACGATTTAGCTCGCGACTTAAGGGGACGTTATTTTATCGACAGGGATGGGTTTTTATTTCGATATGTGTTGGACTACCTCAGAGACAAGCACGTTGTCCTGCCTGATCACTTTCCGGAGAAGGGACGGCTGAAAAGGGAGGCTGAGTATTTTCAGCTGCCGGAATTGGTGAAGATTTTGACTCCCGACGATAAACGCACAGATGAATACCTTCACAGCGATTATGACGAGGCGTCTCAGGGAAGCGATCAAAGGCTGTACCCCTCGTACCTGGACTCTCGGGACAGGAGGCACGGGTTCATCACGGTCGGGTACAAGGGCTCATGCGCCGCGGGAAGAGAGGGCCTGGCCGACCCCAAGGCTCGTGGGCTTCCACAAATTTCCATTTGCGGACGAATCGGGTTGGCGAAAGAAGTATTTGGGGATACTTTGAATGAGAATCGAGATCCAGAGAGACCACAGGAGCGTTACACCTCTCGACTGTTTCTAAAGTTTAAACACTTAGAGAGGGCATTTGACATGCTTGCAGAGAGTGGATTTCATATAGTTGCGTGCAATTCCTCTTTGACGGCATCCTTTGTCAGTCGACACACGGATGACAAATTATGGTGCAGTTACACGGAGTATGTCTTCTACCGTAAGTGA